Sequence from the bacterium genome:
CCGGTTTGAATTGCCGGATATTTTTGCCTACCGATTCCACGCAGCCAGCGATATCCGCTCCAAAGATTTTTCGTTTCGGAATGAAACCCTTTTGCATTGAGCGATAATCGGCTGCATTCAGCGAAACAGCCATTATTTTTACCAAAACTTCGCCGTCAGCCGGAATTGGCTTGTCGATATCGCAGTAAACTAATTGATGAGGTGAGGCTTTTTTGTTGTAGAGTAGGGCTTTCATGGTTTGTTGTTTATCAGCATTCACAATATGCCGAATGTTTGATAACTAGTGAGTGCAATTCAAGAGGGACTTCATTTAATTTTCCATTTTCATGCACGTTTCTGAATCCGCGCAATCAAACCGTCACGATTTCAAAATTCGATTTGCCGCCTTTTTTAATTTTGTACATGATCTCGTCCGATTTTTTTAATAGATCTTTGGAAGAAATATCGGCGTCTTTAATAAAAGCGCCGCCGAAACTGAGCGATAATTTTTCGGAAATGGTTTTCAGTTCTTTTTGAGAGACGTCGAATAAATGCGATACGAGACGTACAGTTTCGTCATACGATTTATTAGTGATCAGCAAAACAAATTCATCGCCGCCGATCCTGGCAAAAACGTCTCGGCCGTTAAGATTGCCGGTAACCGTTGATGAAAAACGTATTAAAACCTGATTACCTACATCGTGTCCAAGATTGTCGTTAACATATTTGAAATTATCCATGTCCATGTAACATAAGCATAAAGATGAAGCGGACTTTTTTGCTTTGTTCAACTCGCGCTCCAATATTTCGGAAAAAAACCTCCAGTTATAAACACCGGTCAGTTGATCACGATTAGAGATGCTCTTTTGCTGCTCGTAGTTGGCAATCATTTTTGATAACAGTAATGAATGCAAAGTGAAATATCCCAGACGCATCAGAGCATTCCAGATAGGAATAAATGTATTGCTGTATTCATGGCCTGATAAAAAATCCACAGAGAACCAAATTATTGCCGACACAACCGAGATGACGATTCCAAGGTTAAAATTGCCAAAGATGATGGCGAGCGATATGGGTAAAAGGTAAAAAAGCGAAAAGGATATTTCATATCCTGTGAGGTAATCGGCAATTCCGATGGAAGCTACTACAAGTACAGTCGCAACAACAACAATCGGCAGCTGCGGTTTTTGAAACATGAATACAATGGCATTTTCTCGTTCAGGCATGGTCGCATCCTTATCACCCCCCTAGGGTTAACGGGTCAATTGACAGATAGTAATGCAGAAGCGGGGTGAAAAACAAGGGATTATTGAAAGGCCTTGGGACACATGGGTCAATTTTAGTCAATCGGCTGTTGAGGTGGCGTTGAATTTTCAAGGTATTTCTTGAGGTTTTGAACAACTGCCGGCCAAGCTTGTTTGACGGCTTCGTAATACCAGTCCCAATCGGGTCCGCTTTGATATCCTGTTTGGCACAGTTGAAGCTGCGAATGCCCGTCCTGCATCACAACTTCAGCTGTCAGTGACATTGGACCTAGTAAATCACGCTCGGGATTCAAATATATTACGCGATCGATTT
This genomic interval carries:
- a CDS encoding alcohol dehydrogenase catalytic domain-containing protein; the encoded protein is MKALLYNKKASPHQLVYCDIDKPIPADGEVLVKIMAVSLNAADYRSMQKGFIPKRKIFGADIAGCVESVGKNIRQFKP
- a CDS encoding GGDEF domain-containing protein gives rise to the protein MPERENAIVFMFQKPQLPIVVVATVLVVASIGIADYLTGYEISFSLFYLLPISLAIIFGNFNLGIVISVVSAIIWFSVDFLSGHEYSNTFIPIWNALMRLGYFTLHSLLLSKMIANYEQQKSISNRDQLTGVYNWRFFSEILERELNKAKKSASSLCLCYMDMDNFKYVNDNLGHDVGNQVLIRFSSTVTGNLNGRDVFARIGGDEFVLLITNKSYDETVRLVSHLFDVSQKELKTISEKLSLSFGGAFIKDADISSKDLLKKSDEIMYKIKKGGKSNFEIVTV
- a CDS encoding SRPBCC domain-containing protein, with the translated sequence MKSVDVTIEINTSPSTIISAFTDYKMLKAWWGVERALIEKRNGGLYTLTWNISEKGFGYVTTGIIKNCIPDRLLEIDRVIYLNPERDLLGPMSLTAEVVMQDGHSQLQLCQTGYQSGPDWDWYYEAVKQAWPAVVQNLKKYLENSTPPQQPID